One segment of Ricinus communis isolate WT05 ecotype wild-type chromosome 8, ASM1957865v1, whole genome shotgun sequence DNA contains the following:
- the LOC8269743 gene encoding isoeugenol synthase 1: MASEKSKILIIGATGYLGKYMVKASISMGHPTYAYVRPLGLNTNLSKLQLHEEFESLGVTLFQGELDEHERLVSILKQVDVVISTLAVPQHLDQLKIITAMKDAGNIKRFVPSEYGNEVDRVSGLPPFEEILENKRKIRRATEAAGLPYTFVSANSFAAYFVDYLLHPHENPKEFIIYGSGKAKAVLNYEEDVAAYTVRAATDPRVMNRVIIYRPPENIVSQLDLICSWEKKTGRTLKKNHVPEEEIVKLSEVLPYPENIPVSILHNIFIKGDQMSFELTAEDLEASSLYPDYKYTSVDNLLDMCLVTPPKPKLATFA; this comes from the exons ATGGCTTCTGAGAAAAGCAAGATATTAATAATTGGAGCAACTGGGTACCTCGGAAAATACATGGTGAAAGCAAGCATATCAATGGGTCATCCGACCTATGCTTACGTTCGCCCACTCGGTTTAAACACCAACCTTTCCAAGCTACAACTCCATGAGGAGTTCGAGTCCTTGGGAGTCACTCTATTTCAA GGAGAGTTAGATGAGCATGAGAGGCTTGTCTCGATACTTAAACAAGTAGATGTCGTGATTTCAACTCTTGCAGTTCCTCAACATCTAGATCAACTCAAAATAATTACCGCCATGAAAGACGCAGGCAATATAAAG AGGTTTGTTCCATCAGAATATGGCAACGAAGTGGACAGGGTGAGTGGGCTGCCTCCCTTCGAAGAAATCCTTGAAAACAAGCGGAAGATAAGAAGAGCGACGGAAGCAGCAGGACTGCCCTACACTTTTGTGTCAGCTAATTCATTTGCAGCTTATTTTGTGGATTACCTTCTTCATCCACATGAAAATCCTAAAGAATTCATTATTTATGGAAGTGGTAAAGCCAAGG CTGTATTGAATTATGAGGAAGATGTTGCAGCATATACGGTGAGAGCAGCAACTGATCCAAGGGTCATGAATCGTGTCATAATTTACAGACCACCAGAAAACATTGTGTCTCAGTTAGATTTGATATGTTCGTGGGAGAAGAAGACTGGGCGAACCTTAAAAAAGAATCATGTGCCAGAGGAAGAAATTGTGAAGCTGTCTGAGG TTCTGCCTTACCCAGAAAACATTCCAGTATCTATTTTGCACAACATATTCATCAAAGGTGATCAGATGAGCTTTGAACTGACAGCAGAGGATCTAGAGGCCTCCAGTTTATACCCTGACTACAAGTATACTTCAGTAGACAACCTCCTTGACATGTGCTTGGTTACCCCTCCCAAGCCTAAATTAGCAACATTTGCATGA